DNA sequence from the Nicotiana tomentosiformis chromosome 3, ASM39032v3, whole genome shotgun sequence genome:
GTCATGGATCAATTTTTTTTCTCCACCAGGAAAAAAAGGGGGGACAATCATTTCAGGATAGAGGTAGCAatatttaaataaagtaatattgTAAGTATTGATAAAATGAAAATTGCACAGAATTTGAAGGCAAGCAGTAGAAAATGAAAGTTGTAAGCTATTTACAGGCTGTTTAGTCCACCCAGGAGTTGAGCTGGTCTTGATCAGGTCATTATTTCTCTTATCATCTTCTTGTGGCCCAGATGCATCAAAAACACTTCTTACTTGTCTGGTTGCCATGTCCATATCACTGGGCTGAAGTTTCTGCAATATTTAACTTGAAGTACATCAATAACCCAGAGGAAAAAAGCTAATCTTTCCATCAGCCATAGTAGCACATGACACTGGAGCCgaaaatactttaaaagtataAGAACCACATAATTTGATTTGGAAGATAAATGATTCAACAGCTTTATATAGAAATTACAGATTTATTGAGAAACACAGACACACTCCCTTATATAGTCACACTATGCTGTAAATACAAATGAAGAATCGTCGGATAAATGCATTTCAAATTGAATCTGAAATAATGTATGCAAGGAAGAAGAGAATAGCAGCATTGCAAGCATAAATATGAAATCATGTCTACATGGTATATATGGGAGTTTGAATGTACTATGTATtatacccattgaaaaagttATATGTCCTTATATGCAAATACATACTAGGAATATCAATGTAAACAACTATATGTCTATAAGGTAAGATACTTGTATTACCAAAAGAGATGTGAAGTTCTCACGTGGACGGCTCCTTCGAATCCGAGAAACAAATGGAATCTGAACACCGGAACCTCCTAGAGAATCTTGCCTGGTGAAGAGAGGTCTCGCGTTTGACCTAACATTTGTGGTGGGCCTCATAAGAGATTCTGTACATGGAAATCTGTATCTGGAGACTTTATATGAAGATGGTAACTTCTCACTAGTTTCTTCTATTTCTGAAAGTTCTTCAATATATCTTTTTGTCGGTTTGCGAACTCTTTTGGCTGTTCCCTGCTCTGCGTACAGATCCTTAGTAACATTACAACTTTCAAATGCTGAGCTGGGAACATCTGTGCCGGAAAAATTAGCATCATCATTTACTCTATTGTCACGGTCACCTAATGACCCTCCAGAGTCAGAATTTGCCACTCCAACTTCAGGATCTGCAGAAATTCTGACCTTTACAGGATGACTGATTTGTTCTTCACCTTTCCTCACCACTAAATTATCTCTTATTATGAAAGTGGTGCATGAAAAATCACACGAATTAGTCAGCCCCATAGTAATCCTCCTCTTAAGCCACTGTTTATCCTTGACAGAAGTTTCCCTTCCAAAAGTTGCTTTAAAAGTTTCTTGGAGCTCTTTAACTGTTAGATTGTCTAAGCATATCTTCCCCTCCAACTTCGAAAAGTCTGGCTTCCAACTAGAACTAGCAGAAGTTGATGGTGTATCCTCATTTAATGCATCTTCGGAATTGAAGCTTATTTCAGTCCTCCCAGATAGGTCAATGTTGCTGAGCTCCGAGCAAGGGGCCGATCCATGAACAGTCACCTGGAAGTTAATTCCAGTGTAAATCAGTAGAAAATGACTAATAAGTAGTAATACAACCACTACTAACAGCACCAGAGCAAGAAAGTGGCGAAGTATATAAAGACCATAATATATTTCTTCAGAACTCACTAATGCAGAAAGAGTTGAATGCCAAGCAAGATACAACACAACTAACTCTAACAGGTGAATGATTCACAAGCAAATCAGATCTACTTTACAGTTCACCACAAAGGAAAATTTTGTCGACTCAGTAGTTATGTCATAGCAATTTTacactcaatcaatcggtaaacAGCGCCTTAATCCCAAAACTAATTTATCTCAACGATATGAATCCTCTTAATCTGTTCCCTCTATTCGGGCTCATTTCAGCCAATGGAAAGAAAAAGGCTTGCTTTGAAGGACATAGAAATCACATTATTAGAATTAAGAATACATGTCTTCATAATCTGTATTTTTGGTGTAAAGGTAGTCAGTTAGGAAATCTGAATCAATTTATGGACTTTCTGGAGGTGCTAGGAGGGGGAGAATAGTTTGCTGATGTTGTAATTTGGGATGTATTTCTGTAACTTATTGTACCATCTTGGTACCTTATTAATAAAAATTTTACGTTCTTTAACAATCTCTACGATGAACATCAACATACTGCAACCCTCCTCCTTTATCTAGCCATGTGAAGCTGATATAACAATTTCACACTAGAAAGTTCAATATGAGGCCTAAATCAAGGAGATGTAAAACTGAAGAAGGCTACTTACATACCTTTTCAGGAGCTCCCATTTTTTCCAAGTCAGGCACTTTGTCGACTGACGCATTTGACTTTTCTGCAACAACTTTAGGGTTTTCATACTCTAGTTTACCTGAAAATGATTCTAATTGAGGAAAAAGCCAAAAGGAACCACCGAGACATAACCAATGGAAGTATGCTATTCAGCACAATAGTCACACAATAAGTTAAAGAAAAATGGATAATTTAACATCTAGTTCTAAACCTTCTGGAGCTTGAAATGGATTTCTCTCCATAAGACATCCTTCAGTTTTGCAGGATTCTGTAGTTTGTCTCGTATCCGGAACAAGCTTGGGTTCACACTTATCATCTTCGAGCAAGTCCTCAACCACCATAATTTCATCCTGTGTTGCAGGGACTAATCTCCCGTCACCATCAACCTACACAGTTGGTAAAGCATCACGACCATCAATTACTCTCTACGACATCAAACTTGCTTCTCCTGGTACAAATTGAATGTTTTACCTTTTCAACTTGGACAACAAGTGCTTGAATGACATTtggagaaaatataataataattaatactGAGCCCAAGTTTGGCATTATGCTTAGAATTTCCTAGTAAGTCATAGGGAACTGCAAAGTATGACCAATTCAAATATGTCTTTCATTTGTGAGGAAAGAGATGTCCACCACAACACAAAAGGTAGCATATAAGACACTGTAGAAAGCAACCACCTTTCTAGAATTACCTTCTGCAAAATCCAAACACTTGTAATCTATCTCAGGCAAGATTGAGTAAGGCAACTGAAAATCAATATGATGACCCTTGGAAAGAAAATAGTTCTTCATCCCCTCAAAATAAAGCGAGAGAATCAAAAGACGACGTTCATAACCTCTCATGATGCTAATTACGATATAGGGTGAGCTCAAGGGAGACTTCCTTCCAGTTAGTCTTTAGCTAGAGCTATTTGATCCTACAAGTGATCTAAAAGCAAGAGAGATAACACCAATGCTTTGATAATCACCCAAAATTATCTTAAGCAACTATctaaccaccaccaccaccaccactctCCTCTTTGAGGAGTCCCCTGATTACGCCTTTACCAGCTTTTCTAGCACCAACTACAAATCTTTAAGTAATTATGCTTTACAAACTAAAAAATCAGACACTCTTAGAAGGCCACTTTGACTTCAATATTGTAAGACCAATAAATGTCAAATTTTCAATTACTGTCTTCACGGGAAAATACAGCATACCCGGACAAGCTGGTAAACAATAGGATCAGCAATCTCCTTCTCCAAAGCCCCGAGGGTATTTGTTACTGGAAAAACACTACCCTCAATGTCAGCTTCATTTGCCTCCATTGCAAATGCATAATATGCAACTGGAATTTCTGAAAAGCACATAAGTTTGGGGAGAAATAAATTATTACACATGACATCTAAGTATCATAGCCTACAGTACATGCAGAACACAAGGCCACCAATTAAAGTACTAACATATTTGGGGAGAAATAAATTATTATACATGCGGTTTAAATGTCACAGCAACATCCATAGAATAGTTAACATACCTCAATCAAAACTTAGGCTGAATTTTATCGCAATCAACAAATAAACTGCGATTGAAATTGAACTCACCATAGGATTTATAGGCAACTGATAGAATTTCACAAGACCGGTCACATCATTCTACCGAGCTGAAATTCAAATTTTTGAACGCAGATTATAAAAGCGCgagtaaaaattttaaaaaaatatatttatatatatatatatatatagagagagagagagagagagagagagagatcaaaGTCCAAAAAATCTGAGACTCGAGATCACAATTGAATAATCAAAAGTAGTAATTAATTACTTGTGATATTGCAAATACGTTTCTCTGGATATTGCTTTTCCAGTACGCCGGGCAGAAGAGACCATCGAAAAGTTTCGGAACTGAAAATTTGTTATGTAATAAAGTCGATTGCCCAAGCGCGCGTGAAGTCCGATACCATAGTTCTCAACGATTCCTCACGGGTCGAAGCCACGTGCGGAAGTGACTCGATTTTATTTTATTAGTGAGCGGACAGGTGGAAATGGGATGATGAATTGAGCCTATGACAAGATCATTGGGCTCCCATTCTTTCTAGGGAAATATTCTTGGGCTATTTAAAGGAAGCTCATGATTAACAGAAAATGACCCATTATATcacctcaaaattttaataactCATATTTTTTCTTGTTGATACGAAATATCTCTCCGGCCCAAATATATTATATCTAATAGTTTAAAATATCTATTTTATATAAtaacagtctattttatatattttttgtatagtgacactctattttgtatataatttgtatagtgacaatctatttagtatatttttgtatagtgacagcctattttgtatagtgacagtctattgtatataaattgtatagtgacagtctatttaatattttttttgtatatatattgtatagtcacagtctatatatatatatatatatatatatatatatatatatatatatatatattgtatggtgacagtctatttagtataatttttatataatgacagtgtattttgtatatattttgtataatgatagtttatttatatattttgtatattgacagtctattgtatataaattgtacagtgacagtctattttgtatatagacaataagtacataatataatattgtatatattttttaaggattttttcattcctatacaccatttgaaaccttattacgaAAAATGCCCATGTTTTAGTATTTATCCGACCTAAACACATTTtagttacaaaatatatacaatccaCTTTAAAAGGCTCTCAATCCATTATTTGTgccttcaatcaagggatttgGTTACATCATTTTCCTCTTTTTCCTCATCTCTCCTCTCTTCTCTCCAAACAAATGcaatttagattttttttttcctatgtgtattcagtattttatttcccaATATTTCAGTGGTGATCGAAATCTAAAATTCTGAAAATGAGCAAAGGGATGGGCTTAGCTAGTCAGCCACGTTACCTCACAAAATTGGAAACTTCCCTTTATCAACCAAACCAAATACtatcaaaaaaaatcaaaactttaaTCATTTCACTCACCTCGTCCTATCTTTCTCTGTATATATTCCAAATTCCCTGGTCCACTTTATACCTCTTGCTTCTGATTATAATATCTTATTACTAACAACTCTACAAATAAAAAGTGGCTCTTCCTCCCTAAATATTTTCGATACAGATAGTGTATGAAATTAAATGCACTGAGTATGTACATTAGCCAGTAAAATCTCTCCAAATGGAAGTGATTCAAGTTGCTACCAGAAAGCCATGGGTGGTGCTTTGAATTGCCTGTGACactataacttatctacaactttcatacattatttctaccaaggtaaatacaactataatatcatacaacttaaatacaatttttatacaaattttatacaatatgtcttttgtatattttgtatctgatttatacacagtaaaaaaaaaattcatacaactaattatatattatacaacttatctacaaactttcatatattttttctacccagttatatacaactacaatatcataccacttaaatacaatttttatataaattttatacaatatgtcttttgtatattttgtatctggtttatacatagtaaaaacaaatttatacaactaattatatattatacaacttatctataacttatctacaactttcatacattatttctacccagttatatacaactacaatatcatacaacttaaatacaatttttatacaatattattcaactttcatacaatatttaaataaaaaatatgtataaacaacagaatacaatttttctacaactttactataatttcgtaagtgttataagaaaaatcaaattatggtggatgtctactcttcctccatgatcttctcaaatgcttaatgacatatttctatgcttaatggcatattcaatgacatatttttcttcacttttcatgcctatataaaggccttgtaatagataagaaaatacacacaatttgaagaagaaaatctcttccttctctctatctttatttcttgttcatgttttactaaattatttttatttcataataACATGTCTTGTTCGtgttttactaaattatttttattttataacacgttatcagcacgaattgctcatttcatgatcttctatgtcaagactatgtaaattataagcagacaatgagatcaagtacaataaaaaatgtcttggatgataatacaaagataagttttacatccatctaaacccattcatattttcatatctttgcattaactttatgggcagtatttagttaaaatatttttttcaattgtatccactgaattaaagaactggaaaggtatgtctatttttgctacatctcttataggacaaatataatattccaacatatatatatatatatgttctaacctttttacatactatgatagataattattaaggtaatttagtaataatatttttaccatcacatgatgtatttcattgaaagcaaaattatcaaatatgtaggcgattttacagtaccttgcaaatttggcattcggatatacaatcaatataaactcattatagttataatttataatagtcacagttatgcattaagccttaaatatttttgctgaaaacataaggctcattccttcgtattgaattttttttttttggtgaagttcttatagtctttgaaatataagtggttataggttatctgcatctttcccctaattaatttattaaaatataaaaatgattgtattatttttataaaaaaatggcatataataataataactaaagaaaaaataatatatttttcatgaaaaaaacatgaagcttgtcccacttgatttgctccattcttgaagtgaatgtgatagcagtgcatgataagtctaaataaagataaGTGATTGAAAaatgaatgtgggcgtgcgaaaggtcaaaataataatagttatcactatggtaattataaaaagggagaacaaGACAATgcttaccatcaaattggtatgaaaaaaTAAAAGCACATTGTATGATTAAACtccattctttgaagagaatgtgacctATGATAAATATTAGgaatgcatactcattcctgaaagtgaatgtgaaaatatatatgtaataaagattatgcataataatgtactagtgcatggttggataaatactacaattcagacaaagaaagataatgaatattattatgtacttatatgaatatatcattgg
Encoded proteins:
- the LOC104097528 gene encoding uncharacterized protein isoform X2 — its product is MEANEADIEGSVFPVTNTLGALEKEIADPIVYQLVRVDGDGRLVPATQDEIMVVEDLLEDDKCEPKLVPDTRQTTESCKTEGCLMERNPFQAPEGKLEYENPKVVAEKSNASVDKVPDLEKMGAPEKVTVHGSAPCSELSNIDLSGRTEISFNSEDALNEDTPSTSASSSWKPDFSKLEGKICLDNLTVKELQETFKATFGRETSVKDKQWLKRRITMGLTNSCDFSCTTFIIRDNLVVRKGEEQISHPVKVRISADPEVGVANSDSGGSLGDRDNRVNDDANFSGTDVPSSAFESCNVTKDLYAEQGTAKRVRKPTKRYIEELSEIEETSEKLPSSYKVSRYRFPCTESLMRPTTNVRSNARPLFTRQDSLGGSGVQIPFVSRIRRSRPRENFTSLLKLQPSDMDMATRQVRSVFDASGPQEDDKRNNDLIKTSSTPGWTKQPLIAACEKDEHYSGMRIVELENDMNEDNSDDNVELNDGFEDNSDDNVISVPTPKGGMRRKHHRPWTIDEVVKLVEGVARYGAGRWSEIKRLAFASCPYRTSVDLKDKWRNLLKASFVQLPAEKGMLNSRKQASVPIPAPILSRVRELADMQGQFQPILSTGKSSGHSSGRSVHEARSGYL
- the LOC104097528 gene encoding uncharacterized protein isoform X1; protein product: MVIAYYAFAMEANEADIEGSVFPVTNTLGALEKEIADPIVYQLVRVDGDGRLVPATQDEIMVVEDLLEDDKCEPKLVPDTRQTTESCKTEGCLMERNPFQAPEGKLEYENPKVVAEKSNASVDKVPDLEKMGAPEKVTVHGSAPCSELSNIDLSGRTEISFNSEDALNEDTPSTSASSSWKPDFSKLEGKICLDNLTVKELQETFKATFGRETSVKDKQWLKRRITMGLTNSCDFSCTTFIIRDNLVVRKGEEQISHPVKVRISADPEVGVANSDSGGSLGDRDNRVNDDANFSGTDVPSSAFESCNVTKDLYAEQGTAKRVRKPTKRYIEELSEIEETSEKLPSSYKVSRYRFPCTESLMRPTTNVRSNARPLFTRQDSLGGSGVQIPFVSRIRRSRPRENFTSLLKLQPSDMDMATRQVRSVFDASGPQEDDKRNNDLIKTSSTPGWTKQPLIAACEKDEHYSGMRIVELENDMNEDNSDDNVELNDGFEDNSDDNVISVPTPKGGMRRKHHRPWTIDEVVKLVEGVARYGAGRWSEIKRLAFASCPYRTSVDLKDKWRNLLKASFVQLPAEKGMLNSRKQASVPIPAPILSRVRELADMQGQFQPILSTGKSSGHSSGRSVHEARSGYL